One region of Micromonospora ureilytica genomic DNA includes:
- a CDS encoding ABC transporter substrate-binding protein yields MSVSPRRLLAGASALATLAVLSVSACSAGGSGGNANGTAKTLTVNTSFVLKTLDPGRVYEATGLTAVHALYDTLLTFKGSDVSKPVPALAESYQASPDATTFTFKLRQGVTFADGSPLSADDVVFSLNRLKNIKGSPAVTVSGLTVTKTDDSTVVVASATPDPNIPVVLSMPSTAVLNSKVAKEHGARDGADAAQGDTAQQYLDTNSVGSGPYVLKSYDPSSQVVLEANPKYWGTKPQFSRVVLRNMDVQTQKLTMQRAEAAEISLDISGKLLDGLPGSLQTSGVQDTVYFLFLNADPGVSAVTSNPKFNQALRAAIDYQGIAALYGKGAAPGAGLVAPAFPGALPTGEESKRDMAKAKALLTEAGLTNPTVKFTYPAITYKGVDLGTVATKVQGDAAEAGIKLELNPQPLTTFLDEMRGGKSPLGFTPQSLNYPVADSLINNMAPGQATALRSGWTVERADPAVVAAGKKVTATLDLAGRATAMQEWQRLMNASSPYLVLASNSSIVVATTDLTGADYTAAGWQVDVAAVGRK; encoded by the coding sequence ATGTCGGTGTCTCCCCGCCGGCTCCTCGCCGGAGCGTCCGCTCTGGCGACGCTGGCCGTCCTCTCCGTCAGCGCCTGTAGCGCCGGCGGCAGTGGTGGAAACGCGAACGGTACGGCCAAAACCCTCACCGTGAACACCTCGTTCGTGCTCAAGACCCTCGACCCCGGCCGGGTCTACGAGGCGACCGGTCTGACCGCCGTGCACGCCCTCTACGACACCCTGCTCACCTTCAAGGGCTCGGACGTGAGTAAGCCGGTCCCCGCGCTGGCCGAGTCGTATCAGGCGTCGCCGGACGCCACGACGTTCACCTTCAAGCTGCGGCAGGGCGTGACGTTCGCCGACGGCAGCCCGCTCTCCGCCGACGACGTCGTCTTCTCGCTCAACCGGCTGAAGAACATCAAGGGCAGCCCAGCGGTCACCGTCAGCGGCCTGACCGTGACCAAGACCGACGACAGCACCGTCGTGGTCGCCTCGGCCACCCCCGACCCGAACATCCCGGTGGTGCTGTCGATGCCGTCGACGGCGGTCCTCAACTCCAAGGTCGCCAAGGAGCACGGCGCCCGCGACGGCGCCGACGCTGCCCAGGGCGACACCGCGCAGCAGTACCTGGACACCAACTCCGTCGGCAGCGGCCCGTACGTGCTGAAGTCCTACGACCCGTCGTCGCAGGTGGTGTTGGAGGCCAACCCGAAGTACTGGGGCACGAAGCCGCAGTTCTCCCGGGTGGTGCTGCGTAACATGGATGTGCAGACCCAGAAGCTGACCATGCAGCGCGCCGAGGCGGCCGAGATCTCCCTGGACATCTCCGGCAAGCTCCTCGACGGACTGCCGGGCAGCCTGCAGACCTCCGGCGTGCAGGACACCGTCTACTTCCTCTTCCTCAACGCCGACCCGGGCGTCTCGGCGGTCACCTCGAACCCGAAGTTCAACCAGGCCCTGCGTGCCGCCATCGACTACCAGGGAATCGCCGCCCTGTACGGCAAGGGCGCCGCCCCCGGCGCCGGGCTGGTCGCGCCCGCCTTCCCGGGCGCGCTGCCGACCGGTGAGGAGTCCAAGCGGGACATGGCGAAGGCCAAGGCGCTGCTCACCGAGGCCGGCCTGACCAACCCGACGGTGAAGTTCACCTACCCGGCCATCACCTACAAGGGTGTGGACCTCGGCACGGTGGCCACCAAGGTGCAGGGCGACGCCGCCGAGGCCGGCATCAAGCTGGAACTCAACCCGCAGCCGCTGACCACCTTCCTCGACGAGATGCGCGGCGGGAAGTCACCTCTCGGATTCACCCCGCAGAGCCTGAACTACCCGGTCGCCGACTCACTGATCAACAACATGGCACCGGGGCAGGCGACCGCGCTGCGCTCCGGCTGGACCGTCGAGCGGGCCGACCCGGCCGTGGTGGCCGCCGGCAAGAAGGTCACCGCGACCCTCGACCTGGCCGGCCGGGCCACCGCCATGCAGGAGTGGCAGCGGCTGATGAACGCGTCCTCGCCGTACCTCGTGCTGGCCAGCAACTCCTCCATCGTCGTGGCGACCACGGACCTGACCGGAGCGGACTACACCGCCGCCGGTTGGCAGGTGGACGTCGCCGCGGTCGGCCGCAAGTAG
- a CDS encoding ABC transporter permease, with the protein MTTVHDGEPGAVATTASRPRGAHPLLTFLAKRVAVTAGLLLGVTVVTFGLVNVVPGDPVTANLSDQALNDPAAVAAFREKWGLDQPLWAQYLHYLGNLLHGDLGHSQQTGRAVLDDLLHYVPATLELALPSMVLALLIGTGVGMLAAVRNGRLTDQLVRVGALLGLSTPPFWLSLVVLYVFFYQLGLAPSGGRLSTDFSPPPTVTGMYTVDGALAGQWDVAWDAAQHLSLPVLVLTSLTVAMLVRFVRSAMLEVLQQDYIRAAYAKGLPTRVVLRRHLLRAGLVPVVTVSGLAFASLLSGTVLVESIFGWPGVGQYAYRSATALDLPAILGVSLFVALVYTLVNLTVDLLYGLIDPRIRLS; encoded by the coding sequence ATGACGACAGTCCACGACGGTGAGCCGGGCGCGGTCGCCACGACCGCGTCCCGGCCCCGGGGTGCCCACCCGTTGCTGACCTTCCTGGCCAAGCGGGTGGCGGTCACCGCCGGCCTGCTGCTCGGCGTCACCGTGGTGACGTTCGGTCTGGTCAACGTGGTCCCCGGTGACCCGGTCACCGCCAACCTCTCCGACCAGGCGCTCAACGACCCCGCCGCGGTGGCCGCCTTCCGCGAGAAGTGGGGCCTGGACCAGCCGCTCTGGGCCCAGTACCTGCACTATCTGGGCAACCTGCTGCACGGCGACCTGGGCCACTCCCAGCAGACCGGTCGGGCCGTCCTGGACGACCTGCTGCACTACGTGCCGGCGACCCTGGAGCTGGCCCTCCCGAGCATGGTGCTGGCGCTGCTCATCGGCACCGGGGTCGGCATGCTCGCGGCGGTCCGCAACGGCCGGCTCACCGACCAACTCGTCCGGGTCGGCGCCCTGCTCGGGCTCTCCACCCCGCCGTTCTGGCTGTCCCTGGTGGTGCTCTACGTCTTCTTCTACCAGCTCGGCCTGGCGCCCAGCGGCGGTCGACTCTCCACCGACTTCAGCCCCCCGCCCACCGTCACCGGCATGTACACCGTCGACGGCGCGCTCGCCGGGCAGTGGGACGTCGCCTGGGACGCCGCCCAGCACCTGTCCCTGCCGGTGCTCGTGCTGACCTCGCTGACCGTGGCTATGCTGGTCCGCTTCGTCCGCTCGGCGATGCTCGAGGTGCTCCAGCAGGACTACATCCGGGCCGCGTACGCCAAGGGTCTGCCGACCCGGGTGGTGCTGCGCCGGCACCTGCTGCGCGCCGGCCTCGTCCCGGTGGTCACCGTCTCCGGCCTGGCGTTCGCCTCGCTGCTCTCCGGCACGGTGCTGGTGGAGAGCATCTTCGGCTGGCCCGGCGTCGGCCAGTACGCCTACCGCAGCGCCACGGCGCTGGACCTGCCCGCGATCCTCGGCGTCAGCCTGTTCGTGGCACTCGTCTACACCCTGGTCAACCTGACCGTCGACCTGCTGTACGGGCTCATCGATCCGAGGATCCGGTTGTCATGA
- a CDS encoding ABC transporter permease: MTTLADPKAERALGRRRWLGRLRGGSASRPVWRQPITVVALTILGGWLLLALLADVLAPYDPLAQSADAYASPSGAHWFGTDSLGRDILSRVIHGARLSIPLALAIVSLALLVGGLLGLVAGYVGRFVDEALMRLTDLVFAFPQIILAMAVTAAFGPNTRNAVLALVIVSWPVYARVIRSAVLSMRGDDYLNAARLLGVGPIRALRRDVLPNSIGPAIVLATLELGNAVLLLAALSFLGLGPRPPAAEWGSMVALGAQDLSMWWVSVFPGLAILTVVMAFNVLGDALRDRLDPRYTKGR; the protein is encoded by the coding sequence ATGACGACACTTGCAGACCCGAAGGCGGAGCGGGCCCTGGGCCGACGCCGCTGGCTCGGCCGACTGCGCGGTGGCTCGGCCAGTCGACCGGTCTGGCGTCAGCCGATCACGGTGGTGGCGTTGACCATCCTCGGTGGATGGTTGCTGCTGGCGTTGCTCGCCGACGTTCTCGCACCGTACGACCCGCTGGCGCAGAGCGCCGACGCGTACGCGTCGCCGTCCGGGGCGCACTGGTTCGGCACCGACTCCCTCGGCCGGGACATCCTCAGCCGGGTCATCCACGGCGCCCGCCTGTCCATTCCGTTGGCCCTGGCCATCGTCTCGCTGGCCCTGCTGGTCGGCGGGCTGCTCGGGCTGGTCGCCGGATACGTCGGCCGGTTCGTCGACGAGGCGCTGATGCGCCTGACCGACCTGGTGTTCGCGTTCCCGCAGATCATCCTGGCCATGGCGGTGACGGCGGCGTTCGGCCCGAACACCCGCAACGCCGTGCTGGCCCTGGTCATCGTCTCCTGGCCGGTCTACGCCCGGGTCATCCGCAGCGCCGTGCTGAGCATGCGCGGCGACGACTACCTCAACGCCGCCCGCCTGCTCGGCGTCGGACCGATCCGGGCGTTGCGCCGCGACGTGCTGCCCAACAGCATCGGCCCGGCGATCGTGCTGGCCACCCTGGAGCTGGGCAACGCGGTGTTGCTGCTCGCCGCACTGTCGTTCCTCGGCTTGGGCCCGCGCCCACCGGCCGCCGAGTGGGGCTCGATGGTGGCCCTCGGCGCGCAGGACCTGTCGATGTGGTGGGTCAGCGTGTTCCCCGGCCTCGCCATCCTCACCGTGGTGATGGCCTTCAACGTGCTCGGCGACGCGCTGCGCGACCGGCTCGACCCCCGCTACACGAAGGGACGCTGA
- a CDS encoding ABC transporter ATP-binding protein, giving the protein MAPLLDVDSLAVTLPSPRGPLPILHDVSLTVDEGELVGIAGESGCGKSLTAQTLLGLLPPGAAVTGSARYAGTELLGLDARGWQRVRGAGIAMVFQDPSAALHPMLTVGRQLTEHMRVHLRMDRRAAGRRAVELLDQVRIPDPERALRAYPHQFSGGMRQRVAIAIALAARPRLLIADEPTTALDVTVQAGILALLERLRAETGLAVAFITHDLGVLSALTTRGYIFYAGRVVETGPTGSLLTAPTHPYTAALLGARPHGTQTGGTLRPIPGAPPAPGEAPPGCPFQPRCGYAEPSCGEAPPPLTPAGADRSVACVVRPHLEVAA; this is encoded by the coding sequence GTGGCACCGCTGCTCGACGTCGACTCCCTGGCCGTCACCCTGCCCTCACCGCGTGGCCCGCTGCCGATCCTGCACGACGTGTCGTTGACAGTCGACGAGGGGGAACTGGTCGGCATCGCGGGGGAGAGCGGCTGCGGCAAGAGCCTCACCGCGCAGACCCTGCTCGGGTTGCTGCCCCCGGGGGCAGCGGTCACCGGCTCGGCCCGGTACGCCGGCACCGAACTGCTGGGTCTGGACGCCCGGGGCTGGCAGCGGGTCCGTGGCGCCGGCATCGCCATGGTCTTCCAGGACCCGAGCGCGGCCCTGCACCCGATGCTCACGGTTGGGCGGCAGCTCACCGAGCACATGCGGGTGCACCTGCGGATGGACCGTCGAGCTGCCGGCCGCCGCGCTGTGGAACTGCTCGACCAGGTTCGCATCCCGGACCCGGAGCGGGCGCTGCGCGCGTACCCACATCAGTTCTCCGGCGGAATGCGGCAGCGGGTGGCCATCGCCATCGCGCTGGCCGCCCGGCCCCGACTGCTGATCGCCGACGAACCGACGACCGCCCTCGACGTCACAGTGCAGGCCGGCATCCTCGCCCTGCTGGAACGGCTGCGCGCCGAGACCGGGCTGGCCGTCGCGTTCATCACCCACGACCTCGGGGTGCTCAGCGCCCTCACCACCCGTGGCTACATCTTCTACGCCGGGAGGGTCGTCGAGACCGGCCCGACGGGCAGCCTGCTCACCGCCCCCACCCACCCGTACACGGCCGCGTTGCTCGGCGCCCGACCGCACGGCACCCAGACCGGCGGGACGCTGCGGCCCATCCCGGGCGCCCCGCCGGCACCCGGCGAGGCGCCGCCGGGCTGCCCGTTCCAACCCCGCTGCGGGTACGCCGAACCGTCCTGCGGCGAGGCCCCGCCCCCGCTCACCCCCGCCGGAGCCGACCGGTCGGTGGCCTGCGTGGTCCGTCCGCACCTGGAGGTGGCCGCGTGA
- a CDS encoding ABC transporter ATP-binding protein — protein sequence MNTTTPARLSFTDVEVEYRSRGRGRVRAVAGVSLEVSPGQIVGLVGESGCGKSTLARVAVGLSAPSAGTVEYAGRPVTPLGWRPRSGAEVGLQMVFQNPYASLNPRRTIGSQLLDGVPAALTGSARRARVHELLERVAMPASAAQRYPHQFSGGQRQRLAIARALAPEPRMIIADEPVTALDASSQAQVVNLLVGLVRDLDMGMLFISHDLALVHEIADVTAVMYLGRIVEAAPTRELWREPRHPYTRALIDAVPQIGPTPRLPAILAGEVPDPANAPTGCRFRPRCPHAFAPCGEQPPTVDLGGRSVACWLTDSATAPTVARSL from the coding sequence GTGAACACCACAACGCCCGCGCGACTGTCCTTCACCGACGTCGAGGTCGAGTACCGATCCCGAGGGCGTGGCCGGGTGCGGGCCGTCGCCGGGGTCAGCCTGGAGGTGTCGCCCGGCCAGATCGTCGGCCTGGTCGGCGAGTCCGGGTGCGGCAAGTCCACCCTCGCCCGCGTCGCGGTCGGGCTCAGCGCGCCGAGCGCCGGCACCGTCGAGTACGCCGGCCGACCGGTCACCCCGCTGGGCTGGCGGCCCCGCTCCGGAGCCGAGGTCGGCCTCCAGATGGTCTTCCAGAACCCGTACGCCTCGCTGAACCCCCGGCGCACCATCGGCTCCCAACTCCTCGACGGCGTGCCGGCCGCGCTCACCGGGTCGGCCCGCCGAGCCCGGGTGCACGAGCTGCTCGAACGGGTGGCCATGCCGGCCAGCGCCGCCCAGCGGTATCCGCACCAGTTCTCCGGCGGTCAGCGGCAGCGCCTGGCGATCGCCCGCGCGCTCGCCCCGGAACCCCGGATGATCATCGCGGACGAGCCGGTGACCGCGCTGGACGCCTCGTCCCAGGCCCAGGTGGTCAACCTGCTCGTCGGGCTGGTCCGCGACCTCGACATGGGCATGCTCTTCATCTCCCACGACCTGGCGCTGGTGCACGAGATCGCCGATGTGACCGCCGTGATGTACCTGGGCCGGATCGTCGAGGCCGCACCCACCCGCGAGCTGTGGCGCGAGCCCCGACACCCGTACACCCGGGCGTTGATCGACGCGGTGCCGCAGATCGGGCCCACCCCGCGCCTGCCCGCCATCCTCGCCGGGGAGGTGCCCGACCCGGCCAACGCGCCCACCGGGTGCCGTTTCCGGCCACGCTGCCCGCACGCGTTCGCGCCCTGCGGGGAGCAGCCGCCCACAGTCGACCTGGGCGGCCGCAGCGTCGCCTGTTGGCTCACCGACTCCGCGACGGCCCCGACCGTCGCGCGCTCACTCTGA
- a CDS encoding amidohydrolase family protein, with product MRKPTEQVLVNLALYDGVQDALQPDRGIWIDADGMIRAVGQVDDVLAEAGAVRVVDLGGEHVMPGLTNMHVHLSLGLPGHLADTVHGANLAELVLLMADSARRTLHSGVTTARLVGESRYADFALRRGIEAGAVDGPRIFTAGHALCCTGGHGWEADALEADGADGFRRATREQLRAGADLIKVCISGGIAGQHEAIDTPQLLDDEMAAVIRVAHDWGRKVTAHAGPADSVRRAVELGLDCVEHGYELTDDVTRLMAERGVWYVPTIVVSRCEQFFRDSGVPGWLMDRALAAGPRHWESLQHAIRNGVPIALGSDMPPHAGYDETTATVRELEFMVDAGMPVADALKAATTRPAQWLGRADSLGAVEAGKHADLLVLRDDPTRSVSALRTLHAVLKGGVAYRDDHGRLGVPR from the coding sequence ATGCGCAAGCCCACCGAACAGGTCCTGGTCAACCTCGCCCTCTACGACGGTGTCCAGGACGCCCTCCAACCGGATCGCGGCATCTGGATCGACGCCGACGGGATGATCCGTGCCGTCGGTCAGGTCGACGACGTCCTCGCCGAAGCCGGCGCCGTCCGGGTGGTCGACCTGGGCGGCGAGCACGTCATGCCGGGTCTGACCAACATGCACGTCCACCTCTCGCTGGGGCTGCCCGGCCACCTCGCCGACACGGTGCACGGCGCCAACCTGGCCGAACTGGTGCTGCTGATGGCCGACTCGGCCCGGCGCACCCTGCACTCCGGTGTCACCACCGCCCGCCTCGTCGGGGAAAGCCGGTACGCGGACTTCGCCCTGCGCAGGGGGATCGAGGCCGGCGCGGTCGACGGCCCGCGCATCTTCACCGCGGGGCACGCGCTCTGCTGCACCGGCGGGCACGGCTGGGAGGCTGACGCCCTGGAGGCCGACGGCGCGGACGGGTTCCGTCGCGCCACCCGCGAACAGCTCCGCGCCGGCGCCGACCTGATCAAGGTCTGCATCTCCGGTGGAATCGCCGGCCAGCACGAGGCGATCGACACCCCGCAACTGCTCGACGACGAGATGGCCGCGGTCATCCGCGTCGCGCACGACTGGGGGCGCAAGGTCACCGCGCACGCCGGCCCGGCCGACTCGGTCCGCCGTGCCGTGGAGTTGGGCCTCGACTGCGTCGAGCACGGGTACGAGCTGACCGACGACGTCACCCGACTGATGGCCGAGCGGGGTGTCTGGTACGTGCCGACGATCGTGGTGAGCCGCTGCGAGCAGTTCTTCCGCGACTCCGGGGTGCCGGGCTGGCTGATGGACCGGGCACTCGCCGCCGGCCCCCGGCACTGGGAGAGCCTCCAGCACGCCATCCGCAACGGCGTGCCGATCGCCCTGGGCAGCGACATGCCCCCGCACGCCGGCTACGACGAGACCACCGCGACTGTCCGCGAACTGGAGTTCATGGTGGACGCGGGGATGCCCGTAGCGGACGCGCTCAAGGCCGCCACCACCCGCCCGGCGCAGTGGCTGGGTCGTGCCGACAGCCTCGGCGCCGTCGAGGCCGGCAAGCACGCGGACCTGCTGGTGCTGCGCGACGACCCGACCCGCTCGGTCTCCGCGTTGCGCACCCTGCACGCGGTGCTGAAGGGCGGGGTGGCGTACCGCGACGACCACGGCCGGCTCGGCGTACCGCGATGA
- a CDS encoding DUF885 domain-containing protein translates to MTSITEVADGYLDALAELDPQAAEAAGRTPGSHVPDLSPEGFDARAELARRAATAAAAATTHGPGERSLADALLDRLASEVDLYDAGFTTRLLAPLATPVHLLRQLFDNLPRHTEDDWAVVADHLHQVPDALDRYAATLRRSAQQGQLVARRQVLVVADQCTSWTTADFYGRLVDGCPDGPLAARLRRGARLATAATTGFAAFLRAELAPAASEADGVGGDLYRVTARSFLGATVDLDEVYAYGWAELTRTAAELRAVAGELGHSRVAAARAALDADPAGRVAAGPALEEWLRRCTEQLTDALDGTHFDIPSATRRVVCRISPATSGVMYYTPPDPALTRPGAIWWSVPTGESTVPVWRHVGTLCHEGLPGHHLQHAVTLTTAALHPWQRTLCQVHGYAEGWAHYAERLADEIGLYAGPAERLGMLDGQMWRAARVVIDLGLHLGLPIPAGNGFTEERRWTPALAVDVLTRVAGLDAETARFEVDRYLGWPAQALAFKVGARLWQQARRDAERREGPAFDRKRFHHTALALGPMGLDPLRARLADLP, encoded by the coding sequence ATGACCAGCATCACCGAGGTCGCCGACGGGTACCTCGACGCGCTCGCCGAGCTGGACCCGCAGGCGGCCGAGGCGGCGGGGCGTACACCGGGGTCGCACGTCCCGGATCTCTCGCCGGAGGGGTTCGACGCCCGCGCCGAGCTGGCCCGACGCGCCGCGACGGCCGCCGCCGCGGCGACCACCCACGGCCCCGGTGAGCGATCCCTGGCCGACGCCCTGCTCGACCGGCTGGCCAGTGAGGTCGACCTGTACGACGCGGGCTTCACCACCCGACTGCTCGCCCCACTGGCCACGCCGGTGCACCTGCTCCGGCAGCTCTTCGACAACCTGCCCCGACACACCGAGGACGACTGGGCGGTGGTCGCCGACCACCTGCACCAGGTGCCCGACGCCCTCGACCGGTACGCCGCGACGCTGCGCCGCTCGGCGCAGCAAGGACAACTGGTCGCCCGCCGCCAGGTGCTGGTGGTCGCCGACCAGTGCACCTCCTGGACCACCGCCGACTTCTACGGGCGGTTGGTCGACGGCTGTCCCGACGGCCCGCTCGCCGCTCGGCTGCGCCGGGGCGCGCGGCTGGCGACCGCCGCCACCACCGGTTTCGCCGCGTTCCTCCGCGCCGAGCTGGCACCCGCCGCGTCCGAGGCGGACGGTGTCGGCGGCGACCTGTACCGGGTCACCGCCCGCAGTTTCCTCGGCGCGACAGTCGACCTCGACGAGGTGTACGCGTACGGCTGGGCGGAGTTGACCCGCACCGCCGCCGAGCTGCGGGCCGTCGCGGGCGAGCTGGGCCACTCGCGGGTGGCCGCCGCGCGGGCGGCCCTGGACGCCGACCCGGCCGGTCGGGTGGCGGCCGGGCCTGCCCTGGAGGAGTGGCTGCGCCGGTGCACCGAGCAGCTGACCGATGCCCTCGACGGCACCCACTTCGACATCCCGTCCGCCACCCGCCGGGTGGTGTGCCGGATCAGCCCCGCTACGTCCGGGGTCATGTACTACACACCTCCCGACCCGGCGTTGACGCGTCCCGGCGCGATCTGGTGGTCGGTGCCCACCGGCGAGTCGACGGTGCCGGTGTGGCGGCACGTCGGCACGCTCTGCCACGAAGGGCTGCCCGGCCACCACCTCCAGCACGCCGTCACCCTCACCACCGCCGCCCTGCACCCGTGGCAGCGCACCCTCTGCCAGGTGCACGGGTACGCGGAAGGGTGGGCGCACTACGCCGAGCGCCTCGCCGACGAGATCGGCCTGTACGCCGGCCCGGCCGAGCGGCTCGGCATGCTCGACGGCCAGATGTGGCGGGCCGCCCGGGTGGTCATCGACCTGGGTCTGCACCTCGGGCTGCCGATCCCGGCCGGCAACGGTTTCACCGAGGAGCGCCGCTGGACGCCCGCGCTCGCGGTGGACGTCCTCACCCGCGTCGCCGGCCTGGACGCCGAGACCGCGCGTTTCGAGGTCGACAGGTATCTCGGCTGGCCGGCGCAGGCCCTGGCCTTCAAGGTCGGCGCGCGGCTGTGGCAGCAGGCCCGCCGGGACGCCGAGCGCCGCGAGGGTCCGGCCTTCGACCGGAAACGCTTCCACCACACCGCGTTGGCGCTCGGACCCATGGGACTGGATCCGCTCCGCGCCCGCCTGGCCGACCTGCCCTGA
- a CDS encoding nuclear transport factor 2 family protein translates to MSDELRTTITDLYRSLGDRQAFDAHLHPDLTFWESDADGLLSGLPALDDLRDRRATRATGSAPISVAPEHLRADAWGDTGLVRYVLRARFADTRPDECFRVTDVLRREDGSWRIVHHHAEAVR, encoded by the coding sequence ATGAGCGATGAGCTCCGCACCACCATCACCGACCTGTACCGGTCCCTCGGCGACCGGCAGGCCTTCGACGCGCACCTGCACCCCGACCTGACGTTCTGGGAGTCCGACGCCGATGGCCTGCTGTCCGGCCTGCCTGCGCTCGACGACCTGCGGGACCGGCGGGCGACCCGGGCGACCGGGTCGGCGCCGATCTCGGTGGCGCCGGAACACCTGCGTGCCGATGCCTGGGGCGACACCGGTCTGGTCCGCTACGTGCTGCGGGCCCGCTTCGCCGACACCCGGCCGGACGAGTGTTTCCGGGTGACCGACGTGCTGCGCCGCGAGGACGGCTCCTGGCGCATCGTGCACCACCACGCGGAGGCAGTGCGATGA
- a CDS encoding TIGR04076 family protein: MSAGEPTTDLYDLRVVVERIDGRSVCGLKPGDHIDLTGSNRLTIPAGGHFCLYALAACLPLLPAKQRALAEGDWMARDSHVACPDPDERLIMRIERTGLQRIPTEELT, from the coding sequence ATGAGCGCAGGGGAACCCACCACCGACCTGTACGACCTGCGGGTCGTGGTGGAGCGGATCGACGGCCGCTCGGTGTGCGGCCTGAAACCGGGCGACCACATCGACCTGACCGGCTCCAACCGGCTCACCATCCCCGCCGGGGGGCACTTCTGCCTCTACGCCCTGGCGGCGTGCCTGCCGTTGCTGCCGGCGAAGCAGCGGGCGCTGGCCGAGGGCGACTGGATGGCCCGGGACAGCCACGTCGCCTGCCCGGACCCGGACGAGCGGCTCATCATGCGCATCGAGCGGACCGGCCTTCAGCGCATCCCCACCGAGGAGCTGACGTGA
- a CDS encoding LLM class flavin-dependent oxidoreductase — protein sequence MSAGLVGIGLQSDKSADEYAELAELTERHGFDVLSVFGDLMYQPPIFPLLVAARHTRRIRLGAACLNPFTMHPVEVAGQVAALDLASRGRAYLGLARGTWLNEIGVPQVRPIRRIVETVAVVRLLLAGDDGGFQGGEFTVAPGTSLRYTPARADVPVLVGTWGRQTARAAAGFAGEVKVGGSANPAMARMMRAWLDDTAVADRDCTGVVLGAVTVVDEDGALARRVARREVAMYLAVVAALDPTIEVDPELLARIKQHVGRREDDLAGALIGDDLLDLFAFSGTPEHVAGQAAAVFDAGASRVEFGTPHGLTPHGGIDLLGRRVLPLLRA from the coding sequence GTGAGCGCTGGGCTGGTCGGCATCGGCCTACAGTCCGACAAGTCCGCCGACGAGTACGCGGAGCTGGCCGAACTGACCGAGCGGCACGGCTTTGACGTGCTGTCGGTCTTCGGTGACCTGATGTACCAACCGCCGATCTTTCCGCTGCTGGTGGCGGCCCGGCACACCCGGCGGATCCGCCTGGGCGCGGCGTGCCTCAACCCGTTCACCATGCACCCGGTGGAGGTGGCCGGTCAGGTGGCCGCACTGGACCTGGCCTCGCGGGGGCGGGCCTACCTGGGCCTGGCCCGGGGCACCTGGCTCAACGAGATCGGCGTGCCGCAGGTCCGTCCGATCCGGCGCATCGTCGAGACGGTCGCCGTCGTACGGCTGCTGCTCGCCGGCGACGACGGCGGTTTCCAGGGTGGGGAGTTCACTGTCGCCCCGGGCACATCACTGCGGTACACACCGGCCCGTGCCGATGTGCCGGTCCTCGTCGGCACCTGGGGGCGGCAGACCGCCCGGGCAGCGGCGGGCTTCGCCGGCGAGGTCAAGGTCGGCGGGTCGGCAAACCCGGCGATGGCCCGGATGATGCGCGCCTGGCTGGACGACACGGCGGTCGCGGACCGGGACTGTACGGGTGTCGTGCTCGGCGCGGTCACCGTCGTCGACGAGGACGGTGCGCTGGCGCGCCGGGTGGCCCGCCGGGAGGTGGCCATGTACCTGGCGGTGGTCGCCGCCCTCGACCCGACGATCGAGGTGGACCCGGAGCTGCTGGCCCGCATCAAGCAGCACGTCGGCCGTCGGGAGGACGACCTCGCCGGCGCGCTGATCGGCGACGACCTGCTCGATCTGTTCGCCTTCTCCGGCACGCCCGAGCACGTCGCGGGGCAGGCGGCGGCGGTGTTCGACGCCGGTGCGAGCCGGGTGGAGTTCGGCACCCCGCACGGGTTGACGCCGCACGGCGGCATCGACCTGCTCGGCCGGCGGGTGCTCCCACTGTTACGGGCGTGA